From a region of the Paenibacillus sp. R14(2021) genome:
- a CDS encoding iron-hydroxamate ABC transporter substrate-binding protein, which yields MKKTLFPALIALILTLSACGNASSNKTSSDAANNGKNTNAAANTEQTGGSAAADNTDTSGTVTYQSESGPIEVPANPQRVVVLSSFAGNVMALGVNIVGVDSWSKMNPRYQSKLKDVQEISDESVEKIIELNPDLIIGLDNVKNLDKLKKIAPTVVYTYGKVDYLTQHLEIAKLLNKETEAQAWIDDFKKRADEAGKEIKAKIGENATVSVIENFDKHLYVFGSNWGRGTEILYQEMKLNMPQKVTDMALKEGYYALSLEVLPQFAGDYVILSKNGDADNSFLNTDTYKNIPAVKNNHVFEANAKEFYFNDPITLDFQLEFFKQHFLGQ from the coding sequence ATGAAAAAAACATTATTTCCAGCGCTGATTGCACTCATCCTTACTTTGAGCGCATGCGGCAACGCTTCGAGCAACAAAACGAGCAGCGATGCAGCAAACAACGGCAAGAACACCAATGCCGCAGCCAATACCGAGCAAACCGGCGGCAGCGCAGCAGCAGATAATACCGATACATCCGGCACGGTCACCTACCAATCCGAGAGCGGCCCGATCGAAGTGCCTGCTAACCCGCAGCGCGTCGTGGTGCTGTCTTCCTTTGCCGGCAACGTTATGGCGCTTGGCGTCAATATCGTCGGCGTGGATTCTTGGTCCAAAATGAACCCCCGCTACCAAAGCAAGCTGAAAGACGTGCAGGAAATTTCGGATGAGAGCGTTGAGAAAATCATCGAGCTGAACCCCGATCTCATCATTGGCCTAGACAACGTCAAGAACCTCGATAAACTCAAAAAAATCGCGCCGACGGTTGTCTACACCTACGGCAAAGTGGATTACCTGACGCAGCATCTCGAAATCGCGAAGCTGCTGAACAAAGAGACAGAAGCGCAAGCATGGATCGACGACTTCAAGAAACGCGCAGATGAAGCCGGCAAAGAAATCAAAGCCAAGATCGGCGAGAACGCAACGGTGTCCGTTATCGAGAACTTCGACAAGCATCTGTACGTATTCGGCAGCAACTGGGGCCGCGGAACGGAAATTCTGTACCAGGAAATGAAGCTGAACATGCCGCAAAAAGTAACGGATATGGCGCTGAAGGAAGGCTACTATGCTCTTTCCCTTGAAGTACTGCCGCAATTCGCAGGCGACTACGTCATTCTGAGCAAGAACGGCGACGCCGACAATTCGTTCCTCAACACGGATACGTACAAGAACATTCCTGCCGTCAAAAACAACCATGTCTTTGAAGCCAACGCCAAAGAGTTCTACTTCAATGACCCGATTACGCTCGACTTCCAGCTTGAATTCTTTAAGCAGCACTTCCTAGGACAATAA
- a CDS encoding iron ABC transporter permease, whose translation MAGDRSSRPFPFVYKLSAGFLVFLAMFAVAMMLGAADTSAKDVWLALTTREAGENLSLLREIRLPREVAAIFVGAALAVSGSIMQGMTRNPLADPGLLGLTAGANAALAFTIALVPSANYFTIMIACFIGAAVGSALVMGIGAIKKGGFSPLRIVLAGAAVSAFLYAAADGIGLMFKVSKDVSMWTAGGIIGTSWGQLQVIVPFITLGILIAMLLSRQLTILSLSEDIAVGLGQKTAAVKLILFLVTVLLAGASVALVGNMTFLGLMIPHIVRSMVGTDYRYSIPMSAITGATFMLLADTIGRTINAPYETPVAAIVALMGLPFFLLVMRKGGRTFT comes from the coding sequence ATGGCAGGCGACCGTTCTTCGCGCCCCTTCCCTTTTGTCTACAAATTGTCGGCCGGGTTTCTTGTCTTCCTCGCGATGTTCGCCGTCGCGATGATGCTCGGGGCTGCCGACACATCGGCAAAGGATGTATGGCTTGCGCTTACGACTCGCGAGGCGGGGGAGAATCTCTCCCTCCTTCGCGAAATCCGGCTGCCGCGGGAGGTCGCGGCGATCTTCGTCGGCGCGGCGCTTGCCGTCTCCGGCTCCATCATGCAGGGGATGACCCGCAACCCGCTGGCCGACCCCGGCCTGCTGGGACTTACGGCCGGTGCTAACGCAGCACTGGCTTTTACTATCGCACTGGTGCCTTCGGCGAATTACTTCACCATCATGATCGCCTGCTTCATCGGCGCTGCCGTCGGCTCGGCGCTTGTCATGGGAATCGGCGCCATCAAGAAAGGCGGCTTCTCGCCGCTGCGCATCGTGCTGGCGGGCGCTGCCGTATCGGCATTCCTGTACGCCGCCGCGGACGGGATCGGGCTGATGTTCAAAGTATCCAAGGATGTCTCCATGTGGACGGCCGGGGGCATTATCGGCACGTCCTGGGGACAGCTGCAGGTCATCGTGCCGTTCATTACGCTCGGCATTCTAATTGCCATGCTCTTGTCCCGGCAGTTGACCATTCTCAGCCTAAGCGAGGATATCGCTGTCGGCCTCGGCCAGAAGACGGCCGCCGTAAAGCTTATTCTGTTTCTCGTTACCGTCCTGCTGGCCGGCGCGTCCGTTGCGCTTGTCGGCAACATGACGTTCCTCGGCCTCATGATTCCGCATATCGTGCGGTCCATGGTAGGCACGGATTATCGATACTCCATTCCGATGTCCGCCATTACAGGTGCAACGTTCATGCTGCTCGCCGACACGATCGGCAGAACGATCAATGCGCCGTATGAGACGCCCGTCGCCGCCATCGTCGCTCTGATGGGGCTTCCGTTCTTCCTCCTGGTCATGCGTAAAGGAGGCCGGACGTTCACATGA
- a CDS encoding iron ABC transporter permease: MIHPAIIRKQRVIVLVLLALIASTVVVSMGIGYSKLPYSRLLPTILGHGTFKEEFVLISIRLPRILITLLAGMALALSGSILQGVTRNDLADPGIIGINSGAGVGVAVFFLFMPIDAGSFVYMLPAVAFGGALSTSLLIYLFSYKRHAGLQPVRLVLTGVGFSMALSGIMIVLISSAEREKVDFISKWLAGSVWGTDWPFIWSIVPWLAVLIPFTLYKANRLNLLTLNEQVAIGLGVSLTKERLVLLLAAVALAASAVSVTGGIAFVGLMAPHIAKSLVGPRNQLFIPVALLIGGWLLVAADTIGRQVADPGGLPAGIVVALIGAPYFVYLLLKKV, from the coding sequence ATGATTCATCCCGCTATCATTCGCAAACAGCGCGTCATCGTGCTTGTGCTGCTCGCGCTGATCGCCTCGACCGTGGTAGTCAGTATGGGTATAGGCTATTCCAAGCTCCCTTACAGCCGACTGCTCCCGACCATTCTTGGCCACGGTACGTTCAAGGAAGAGTTCGTCCTGATCTCCATTCGCCTGCCGCGCATTCTCATTACGCTGCTGGCTGGCATGGCGCTCGCGCTGTCGGGCTCCATCCTGCAGGGCGTCACGCGCAATGACTTAGCCGATCCGGGCATTATCGGCATCAATTCAGGCGCCGGCGTGGGCGTCGCCGTGTTCTTCCTGTTCATGCCGATCGACGCGGGCAGCTTCGTGTACATGCTGCCCGCGGTTGCCTTCGGCGGAGCGCTGTCGACCTCGCTGCTCATCTATCTGTTCTCGTACAAACGGCACGCGGGCCTGCAGCCCGTTCGCCTCGTCCTTACCGGCGTCGGCTTCTCCATGGCGCTCTCCGGCATTATGATCGTGCTGATCTCCTCGGCTGAACGGGAGAAGGTCGATTTTATTTCCAAATGGCTGGCCGGTAGCGTGTGGGGAACCGATTGGCCCTTTATCTGGTCGATCGTGCCTTGGCTGGCCGTTCTCATTCCGTTCACCCTGTACAAAGCGAACCGGCTGAACCTGCTTACGCTGAACGAGCAGGTCGCGATCGGCCTCGGCGTCTCCCTTACGAAGGAGCGCCTTGTACTCCTGCTTGCAGCCGTTGCGCTGGCGGCATCCGCCGTCTCTGTCACGGGCGGCATCGCGTTCGTCGGCCTCATGGCGCCGCATATCGCCAAGTCACTCGTGGGGCCGCGCAACCAGCTGTTCATCCCCGTCGCGTTACTGATCGGCGGATGGCTGCTCGTGGCCGCGGATACGATCGGCCGCCAAGTGGCGGATCCGGGCGGGCTGCCTGCGGGCATTGTGGTCGCTTTGATCGGCGCACCGTATTTCGTCTACTTACTGCTGAAGAAGGTGTAG
- a CDS encoding CcdC protein domain-containing protein, with protein MEGSSLIIYVVLIGALILWRRRRAMSRPIKGKGLRLLLPAVIVAILCVPVLMEPKVDAAAWEFVAAFAAGAVLSIPLIWTTNYERRDDGLIYAVRNKSFIVSFLAVFIVRFLLRDYLAFVGPETEAALFVILAVGYAVPWRIASYLKFRKLYAEPVSAS; from the coding sequence ATGGAAGGATCTTCGTTAATTATTTATGTTGTTCTGATCGGGGCTTTGATCTTGTGGCGCAGAAGAAGAGCCATGTCCCGCCCAATCAAAGGGAAGGGCCTCCGTCTGCTGCTGCCGGCTGTTATTGTGGCCATCCTGTGCGTACCTGTCTTAATGGAACCCAAGGTGGATGCCGCAGCTTGGGAATTTGTTGCCGCGTTCGCAGCCGGCGCCGTGCTGTCGATTCCGCTCATCTGGACGACTAATTACGAGCGGCGGGATGACGGGCTGATCTACGCGGTGCGTAATAAGAGCTTTATCGTTTCGTTTCTGGCCGTATTCATCGTCCGGTTTCTGCTGCGCGATTACTTGGCCTTCGTCGGACCGGAGACGGAAGCGGCGCTGTTCGTTATTCTGGCCGTCGGCTACGCGGTGCCTTGGCGGATTGCCTCTTACCTAAAGTTCCGCAAGCTATACGCGGAGCCTGTCTCGGCATCCTAA
- a CDS encoding HAD family phosphatase: MIKAIVFDFDGTIFDTEGPEFKSYQEIFAEHGHELDLNIWSQGVGTVDGFHPFDHLEACTGQAVNRDALRVLQKEKYGRFIAEETILPGVEEYLKAAKELGLHVGLASSSSRAWVTKHLDQLNVAHYFDVVRVRDDVRKAKPDPELYRQVIDHFGISPQEAIAFEDSPNGALAAKAAGLYCVTVPNGVTRGLPFCDIDIRLQTMSDMKLDALIQQLLERSSQ, encoded by the coding sequence TTGATCAAAGCCATCGTATTCGATTTTGACGGCACGATCTTCGATACCGAGGGACCGGAGTTCAAGTCGTATCAAGAGATTTTCGCGGAGCATGGGCATGAGCTGGATTTGAATATCTGGTCGCAGGGGGTAGGCACGGTCGACGGCTTCCATCCGTTCGATCATCTGGAGGCTTGCACGGGACAAGCCGTCAATCGGGACGCGCTGCGCGTGCTGCAGAAGGAGAAATACGGGCGCTTTATCGCGGAAGAGACGATTCTGCCCGGCGTGGAGGAGTATTTGAAAGCGGCGAAGGAGCTGGGGCTGCATGTCGGTCTAGCATCGAGCTCGTCTAGAGCATGGGTGACGAAGCATCTTGACCAGCTGAACGTGGCGCATTATTTTGACGTCGTACGGGTGCGCGACGATGTTCGCAAGGCGAAGCCGGACCCGGAGCTTTACCGGCAGGTCATTGATCATTTCGGCATTTCGCCGCAGGAGGCGATTGCCTTCGAGGACTCGCCGAACGGCGCATTGGCCGCCAAGGCGGCCGGTCTCTACTGCGTGACCGTGCCGAACGGCGTAACGCGCGGACTACCATTCTGCGACATCGATATACGGCTGCAGACCATGAGCGATATGAAGCTGGATGCCTTGATTCAGCAGCTTCTGGAGCGGTCAAGCCAGTAG
- a CDS encoding D-alanyl-D-alanine carboxypeptidase family protein: MMIRLAGLMLLMMIGMEAGPQLKEAFSRGGVAHAADIPMHEVQIDADEVYRGELLLIDNAHPVHEAGTRKDIVNLYIHQELVNGYGLRDTTISLSKLVTERWQAMVRAAKTDGVRHFVVNSGYRNEAEQRQLYESKGPDDALPPGFSEHNLGLSMDIGSAKAEMSRAPEGSWLSKNAWKYGFILRYPKDKTAVTGIQFEPWHFRYVGLPHSVIMHENDWTLEEYLDELKRAKSMAAHVEGTTYRISYYPVSAPQADIDVPVEGTYTVSGDNKGGIIVTVRMYG; encoded by the coding sequence ATGATGATAAGACTGGCAGGGCTTATGCTGCTCATGATGATCGGCATGGAAGCCGGTCCGCAGCTAAAGGAAGCGTTCAGCCGCGGCGGTGTCGCCCATGCCGCGGACATTCCGATGCATGAAGTACAGATTGATGCTGATGAAGTCTATCGGGGTGAGCTGCTGCTGATCGATAACGCGCATCCCGTGCATGAAGCGGGTACTAGGAAAGACATCGTCAATTTATACATACACCAAGAGCTGGTGAACGGCTATGGCCTTCGGGATACGACGATCAGCTTGTCCAAGCTGGTGACAGAGCGGTGGCAGGCGATGGTCAGGGCAGCCAAGACGGACGGCGTCAGGCATTTTGTCGTGAACAGCGGTTACCGGAACGAAGCGGAGCAGAGGCAGCTCTACGAGTCGAAGGGGCCGGACGATGCACTTCCGCCGGGCTTCAGCGAGCATAATCTCGGGCTGTCGATGGACATCGGGTCCGCCAAGGCGGAGATGAGCCGGGCTCCTGAAGGCAGCTGGCTGAGCAAGAACGCGTGGAAATACGGCTTTATCCTGCGATATCCTAAGGATAAGACGGCCGTTACGGGCATTCAGTTCGAACCCTGGCATTTTCGTTATGTAGGCCTGCCGCACAGCGTAATTATGCATGAGAATGATTGGACGCTGGAGGAGTACTTGGATGAATTGAAGCGCGCGAAGTCCATGGCGGCGCATGTAGAAGGTACCACTTACCGAATTTCCTATTATCCAGTATCCGCGCCGCAAGCCGATATCGATGTACCGGTCGAAGGCACGTATACCGTTTCTGGCGATAACAAGGGCGGCATCATCGTGACGGTTCGCATGTATGGTTAA
- a CDS encoding cell wall metabolism sensor histidine kinase WalK: MANPLYGFRSKMILLLGLSMLLAALVIYATSRAAISYYLSQTRFAGDALVKMREIISIIGDFNSALIAFIPLSIFFFFLLTKPYASYFKEISRGLHRLAGGDFSTRIRIKSQDEFGRIADDLNLAGENLQKAMERGDFAESSKHQLVLNLAHDLRTPLTSVLGYLDFILRDESLSKEQALHYTRVAFTKSRRLERLIDELFEVTRMNYGMAPLHREALDLSELLAQLQEELYPALENNELTVRADIAPQVQLDGDGELLARVFENLLTNAVRYGKDGQYIDIHCRAEQDEAVVQVVNYGDSIPPEQLPHLFEMFYTGDQARSHADGGTGLGLFIVKNIVEQHGGTISAQSSVVRTSFEVRLPLRGGGI, from the coding sequence ATGGCTAATCCCTTGTACGGCTTTCGATCCAAAATGATTCTGCTGCTTGGTCTCAGCATGCTGCTCGCCGCGCTGGTCATCTATGCGACTTCCCGGGCGGCTATTTCCTATTATCTCTCGCAAACGAGATTTGCCGGCGACGCGCTGGTGAAGATGCGTGAAATCATCAGCATAATCGGCGATTTCAATTCGGCGCTGATCGCCTTCATACCGCTCTCGATTTTCTTCTTCTTCCTCCTGACGAAGCCGTACGCCTCGTATTTCAAGGAAATCTCGCGGGGGCTGCACCGGCTGGCCGGCGGTGATTTCAGCACGCGCATTCGTATTAAGTCGCAGGACGAATTCGGGCGCATCGCGGATGATCTCAACCTCGCGGGCGAGAACCTGCAGAAGGCGATGGAGCGGGGCGATTTCGCCGAGAGCAGCAAGCATCAGCTCGTACTGAATCTGGCGCATGACCTGCGTACGCCGCTTACGTCGGTGCTGGGGTATTTGGACTTTATCCTGCGCGACGAGAGCTTGTCCAAGGAGCAGGCGCTTCACTACACGCGGGTGGCGTTCACCAAATCCCGCAGGCTTGAGCGGCTGATTGACGAGCTGTTCGAGGTCACGCGGATGAATTACGGCATGGCGCCGCTCCATCGAGAAGCGCTTGACCTCAGCGAGCTGCTTGCCCAGCTGCAGGAAGAGCTGTATCCCGCGCTGGAGAATAACGAGCTGACGGTGCGTGCCGATATCGCGCCGCAGGTGCAGCTGGACGGCGACGGGGAGCTGCTTGCCCGCGTCTTCGAGAACCTGCTGACTAATGCGGTCCGGTACGGCAAGGACGGCCAATATATCGATATTCACTGCCGCGCCGAGCAGGACGAGGCGGTCGTGCAGGTGGTCAACTACGGGGATTCCATTCCCCCGGAGCAGCTGCCGCATCTGTTCGAAATGTTCTACACCGGTGACCAGGCGCGGTCGCATGCGGATGGAGGCACGGGACTTGGCCTCTTCATCGTCAAAAATATCGTTGAGCAGCATGGCGGTACCATCTCGGCCCAGAGCAGCGTCGTACGGACAAGCTTTGAGGTGCGCCTGCCGCTGCGCGGCGGGGGAATTTAA
- a CDS encoding response regulator transcription factor → MKRITILIADDETEIADLIALHLTKEGYHCIKAATGHEAVQAVHAHTIDLAILDIMMPGMDGYEVTRQIREQHAMPIIFLSAKTSDMDKITGLVMGADDYMTKPFNPMELVARVNAQLRRSLQFNQPAAGSTPVLELNGLVIDPDQRAVTQYGRHVELTPKEFDILYLLASHPKKVFGAELLFERVWGEAYFEGGNTVMVHIRTLRKKLGDDKNKWIKTIWGVGYTFNG, encoded by the coding sequence ATGAAACGAATTACGATACTCATCGCGGACGACGAAACGGAAATCGCGGACTTGATCGCGCTGCATCTAACGAAGGAAGGCTATCACTGCATCAAGGCGGCCACGGGACATGAGGCGGTGCAGGCGGTTCACGCCCATACAATCGACCTGGCTATTCTCGATATCATGATGCCCGGCATGGACGGCTACGAGGTAACCCGGCAGATTCGGGAGCAGCATGCCATGCCGATTATTTTCCTCAGCGCCAAGACGAGCGATATGGATAAGATAACGGGCCTCGTCATGGGCGCCGACGACTATATGACCAAGCCGTTCAACCCCATGGAGCTTGTCGCCCGCGTCAACGCTCAGCTGCGGCGGTCGCTGCAATTCAATCAGCCGGCTGCCGGAAGCACGCCGGTTCTGGAGCTGAACGGGCTTGTCATCGATCCCGATCAGCGCGCGGTTACGCAGTATGGGCGGCATGTGGAGCTGACACCGAAGGAATTTGATATCTTGTACCTGCTGGCCAGCCATCCGAAGAAGGTATTCGGCGCGGAGCTTCTGTTTGAGCGCGTGTGGGGCGAGGCTTACTTCGAGGGCGGGAATACCGTCATGGTACATATTCGCACGCTGCGCAAGAAGCTGGGCGACGACAAGAACAAGTGGATTAAGACGATCTGGGGCGTGGGGTACACGTTCAATGGCTAA
- a CDS encoding glycoside hydrolase family 99-like domain-containing protein, with the protein MATKAQVGVYYFPNYHKDAVNERRHGAGWTEWELVKAATPRFPGHEQPKVPLWGYEDEADPQVMARKIDAAADHGIDSFIFDWYWYDGAPFLHGALECGFLEAPNNGRLKFSLMWANHDWIEIMPATRHKPYPVLSEGAQSEAQFILATNYMIERYFSHPSYWRVDGGLYFSFYELMKLIEGFDGSIEETARILNDFRVRVRAAGLGELHLNAVVWGIENLPGERRIEDVNNLLDQLGFDSITSYVWIHHDYLPDFPATDYAKYRDIAVRNFAKFTNEYKLPYFPNVSMGWDSSPRTIQSDVFDELGYPHTPVLTGNTPEQFRIALQQASDFFASSGAAAPILTINSWNEWTEGSYIEPDTVYGMQYLQAIAGVFGSK; encoded by the coding sequence ATGGCAACGAAAGCGCAGGTTGGCGTCTATTACTTTCCGAACTATCATAAGGATGCGGTCAACGAGCGGAGGCACGGGGCCGGATGGACCGAATGGGAACTTGTGAAAGCGGCTACACCGAGATTCCCGGGGCATGAACAGCCCAAAGTGCCTTTATGGGGCTATGAGGACGAAGCCGACCCGCAAGTGATGGCCCGCAAAATCGACGCGGCGGCCGACCACGGCATCGACAGCTTCATCTTTGACTGGTATTGGTACGACGGCGCCCCGTTCCTGCACGGCGCATTGGAGTGCGGCTTCTTGGAAGCGCCGAACAATGGCAGGCTCAAATTCTCGCTCATGTGGGCGAACCACGATTGGATCGAAATCATGCCGGCCACGCGCCATAAGCCGTATCCGGTACTGTCCGAAGGCGCGCAGTCCGAAGCGCAGTTCATTCTAGCGACGAATTATATGATCGAACGGTATTTCTCGCATCCGTCGTATTGGCGGGTGGACGGGGGTTTATACTTCTCTTTCTACGAGCTGATGAAGCTGATCGAAGGGTTCGACGGCAGCATCGAGGAGACGGCGCGCATCCTGAATGATTTCCGCGTCCGCGTCCGCGCTGCGGGTCTTGGCGAGCTGCATCTGAACGCGGTCGTCTGGGGTATCGAGAATCTGCCCGGCGAACGCAGGATTGAAGACGTGAACAATCTGCTGGATCAATTGGGCTTCGACAGCATCACGTCGTACGTCTGGATTCACCACGATTACCTGCCCGATTTTCCGGCGACGGACTACGCGAAGTATCGGGACATCGCCGTACGGAATTTCGCCAAATTCACGAACGAGTACAAGCTGCCTTACTTTCCGAACGTATCGATGGGGTGGGATTCGAGTCCGCGCACGATCCAGTCGGACGTTTTCGACGAGCTCGGTTACCCGCACACGCCGGTGCTGACCGGCAATACCCCGGAGCAGTTCCGAATCGCCCTGCAGCAGGCGAGCGATTTCTTCGCGAGCAGCGGCGCGGCTGCGCCGATTCTTACGATCAATTCCTGGAACGAATGGACGGAAGGCAGCTATATCGAACCGGACACCGTCTATGGCATGCAGTATCTTCAAGCGATCGCCGGCGTGTTCGGCAGCAAATAA
- a CDS encoding AraC family transcriptional regulator, with protein MSNAPVKKLDFLNLAPYVRFIHEYQSDPGSVPPEKYRIPPRVIYDHELIFLLSGACVHHVGGVQYAQKSGDLFFMRPHVEHFSQGVKGEPLHYFALHFDLTYMGEQLDFSADEVYAKIDYQHLDFVPVEEELSERPVVELSEVLFPFLIRPRNSLPYIQLFGEAQSVFSEKPFGYHLLLRSLLLRILSHIVSDVVTNEGVSKDADHRAEITQAIQYMYEHYAEDIDFSTFMHAGELTPNYFRKLFKDATGKTPLELLTSIRLEKAKLLIQEGRHSISKISAMVGYPDIHYFSKLFKKVEGISPKYYAETISGPKKA; from the coding sequence ATGTCTAACGCGCCCGTCAAGAAGCTTGACTTCCTCAACCTCGCGCCCTACGTACGCTTCATTCATGAATATCAGTCCGATCCCGGATCCGTACCTCCCGAGAAATACCGAATTCCTCCGCGGGTGATCTACGACCACGAACTTATTTTCCTGCTATCCGGCGCCTGCGTGCATCATGTGGGGGGCGTCCAATACGCCCAGAAATCGGGCGATCTTTTTTTTATGCGGCCGCATGTCGAGCACTTCTCCCAAGGCGTGAAGGGGGAGCCGCTTCATTATTTCGCGCTGCATTTCGACCTGACGTATATGGGCGAGCAGCTCGATTTCTCCGCGGATGAAGTGTATGCCAAAATCGATTACCAGCATCTCGATTTCGTCCCGGTAGAGGAAGAACTTTCCGAACGCCCGGTGGTGGAGCTCAGCGAGGTGCTGTTCCCGTTTCTCATCCGCCCGCGCAATTCGCTGCCCTACATACAGCTGTTCGGCGAAGCGCAGTCGGTGTTCTCGGAGAAGCCATTCGGCTATCACCTTCTGCTGCGCTCGCTGCTGCTGCGCATTTTGAGCCATATCGTCAGCGATGTCGTGACGAACGAAGGCGTCAGCAAAGACGCGGACCACCGCGCGGAGATTACGCAGGCGATCCAATATATGTACGAGCACTACGCGGAGGACATCGACTTCAGCACCTTCATGCACGCGGGCGAGCTGACGCCGAATTATTTTCGCAAGCTGTTCAAGGATGCCACGGGGAAAACCCCGCTTGAGCTGCTCACGTCGATCCGCCTGGAGAAAGCGAAGCTGCTCATTCAAGAAGGCAGGCACAGCATCAGCAAAATCAGCGCGATGGTCGGCTACCCGGACATCCATTATTTCAGCAAGCTGTTCAAGAAAGTCGAAGGCATATCGCCCAAATATTACGCGGAAACGATCTCCGGACCGAAAAAGGCGTGA